CCTATGAATAAAAGAAAGCCTTAGTCTTttgcaacaagaaaaaaaaacggtgATGTTTTTGGACAGGATTATGCGTGTGCACGTGGTGGTATGAGCAGGGTTCAATACATTGCAtaatgcaaacaaaaaaaataagttctgaaatttaagttatttgaaatttgaacaagttttggtcaaatttaaataaattttattgaattcaccaaaaaaatttgaaatttttcgcAATTTTTGAACCGAATTACGGAACTCTGAGGTGTGTCCGTGTGTGTGGTTTATATATACCGTAGGCGGCGGGGCGCTGGATCATGTCGAGCAGCGGCGTGTAGAGGTCGATGTACTTGAGCACGgtgcccggcggcgccgccgtgacgTTTAGCCGCTCGATCTCCTTCTCGAGCCGGGCGTTGTACACGACGGCGGCCTGGTTGTACAGCGCAACGCAGTCCCGGTCGAGCCCGCCGGCGTTGGTCCGCTGCGACGGCACGCACCCgatcggcggcgcgccggcgacgtTCACGCGCCGCGCGCCCATGCCGAGCAGCTTCCGGACGAAGCCCGAGGCGCACCGGACGACGAAATCGATGTAGGAGTCGAGGTCGTAGTCTCGCCGGAACGGCGTGGTGAAGTAGGTGTTGGCGAGGTCGTCGGTGCCGGTGACCACCATGTACAGGCTCTCCGACACGAtctcgccggcgcgcgcgtcgccggcgacgcgccggAGCTTCTCCTTGTACTCCTTGAACAGGTCCAGCTGGTTGTCCATGGTCAGAACCGACTGAAAACAAGAAGCTGTCAGAGTTCATGGTCGATATGGTTCTTGCCTTCTTGGCAATGTGTGGTCGCCGGTGAGTGCTTACCACGAGCTCGGCGGTGAGCGGGTCgaagccgcagccgccggaggCGAAGGTGACGCCGGTGAGGAGGTCGAAGTCGCTGAGCTC
The sequence above is drawn from the Oryza glaberrima chromosome 10, OglaRS2, whole genome shotgun sequence genome and encodes:
- the LOC127785627 gene encoding GDSL esterase/lipase EXL3-like, producing MASSRSSLVVAMAVVILHRWCCAAAPAAAAANRTRTPALFVFGDSIVDAGNNNAITTLIRCNFAPYGKDFPGHNATGRFSNGKVPGDILATQMGIKQYLPAYLGAELSDFDLLTGVTFASGGCGFDPLTAELVSVLTMDNQLDLFKEYKEKLRRVAGDARAGEIVSESLYMVVTGTDDLANTYFTTPFRRDYDLDSYIDFVVRCASGFVRKLLGMGARRVNVAGAPPIGCVPSQRTNAGGLDRDCVALYNQAAVVYNARLEKEIERLNVTAAPPGTVLKYIDLYTPLLDMIQRPAAYGFEVTNRGCCGTGVFEVTLTCNRFTADVCRDVDKFLFWDTYHLTERGYNILLSQIITKYGF